One part of the Helicoverpa armigera isolate CAAS_96S chromosome 3, ASM3070526v1, whole genome shotgun sequence genome encodes these proteins:
- the Lipt1 gene encoding lipoyl amidotransferase LIPT1, mitochondrial isoform X3: MMAQTMMKKIVASSACLMVGITRRTSSRSLVTASNNVTAKKERNLPAEGEITKSVFMSQSTDIYTNLALEDWMYRNMDFSNHHVMMVWRNEPCVVIGRHQNPWLEANVPLLNEREIALARRNSGGGTVYHDRGNLNITFFTHRERYDRKYNLELIKRALFRGFGIKSIINERQDMVVRDKYKVSGTAAKLGRLTAYHHCTLLVNANKADLSRALAKRETQATASTRSEVANLSEMDNRVTVESLQTAIGYEYLRTAALSLQDGGQGQISKQRGFQFVNPTDDWFPGLAELRNELQSWDWNYGRTPVFTVSRSFPVPAELLAPSKAYSATQELVISMSVDKGLIDDVTLNIPPGLVESGFHGEASVITQLKGKRFTSEALTALQDAMLTRHSSDVRKLDDKEQFVAKCFDQVVNTV; the protein is encoded by the exons ATG ATGGCTCAGACAATGATGAAGAAGATAGTTGCAAGCAGTGCCTGCCTGATGGTGGGTATCACAAGAAGAACCAGCTCTCGTAGCCTGGTGACAGCAAGTAACAATGTGACTGCTAAAAAGGAACGCAACTTGCCGGCTGAGGGGGAGATCACCAAGTCTGTCTTCATGTCCCAATCAACTGACATCTACACCAACCTGGCTCTCGAAGACTGGATGTACCGCAACATGGATTTCTCTAACCACCATGTGATGATGGTTTGGCGTAATGAACCATGTGTTGTGATTGGAAGACACCAGAACCCATGGTTGGAAGCCAATGTCCCACTTTTGAACGAGAGGGAAATAGCTCTAGCAAGACGTAACAGTGGTGGTGGTACTGTGTACCATGACCGTGGAAACCTGAACATCACTTTCTTCACTCACCGTGAGAGGTACGACAGGAAATACAACTTGGAGCTGATCAAAAGGGCACTCTTCAGAGGATTTGGAATCAAGTCTATCATCAATGAACGTCAAGACATGGTTGTTCGAGATAAATACAAA GTATCTGGAACAGCTGCTAAGCTAGGCCGTCTGACAGCATATCATCACTGCACACTTCTAGTCAATGCCAATAAGGCAGATCTCAGCAGAGCCCTTGCTAAACGCGAG ACTCAGGCGACGGCATCCACGCGCTCTGAAGTGGCCAACCTGTCGGAGATGGACAACCGCGTCACCGTGGAGAGCCTGCAGACTGCCATCGGCTACGAGTACTTGCGCACCGCCGCCCTGAGCCTGCAAGACGGGGGACAAGGCCAGATCTCAAAGCAACGTGGCTTCCAATTCGTTAACCCTACTGACGATTGGTTCCCAG GTCTTGCGGAATTAAGAAACGAACTCCAATCTTGGGACTGGAACTACGGCAGAACACCCGTGTTTACAGTGAGCCGCTCTTTCCCCGTACCGGCGGAGTTGCTCGCTCCGTCCAAGGCGTACTCTGCGACACAGGAGCTAGTCATAAGCATGTCGGTCGACAAAGGTCTGATcgatgacgtcacactcaacatCCCACCGGGCCTTGTGGAGTCCGGCTTCCACGGCGAAGCATCCGTCATCACCCAGCTTAAAGGAAAGAGGTTCACTTCAGAAGCTCTGACTGCACTCCAAGACGCGATGCTCACGAGACACAGCAGTGACGTCAGAAAGTTGGACGACAAGGAACAGTTCGTCGCCAAGTGCTTCGACCAAGTGGTAAATACAGTGTAA
- the Lipt1 gene encoding lipoyl amidotransferase LIPT1, mitochondrial isoform X2, translating to MAQTMMKKIVASSACLMVGITRRTSSRSLVTASNNVTAKKERNLPAEGEITKSVFMSQSTDIYTNLALEDWMYRNMDFSNHHVMMVWRNEPCVVIGRHQNPWLEANVPLLNEREIALARRNSGGGTVYHDRGNLNITFFTHRERYDRKYNLELIKRALFRGFGIKSIINERQDMVVRDKYKVSGTAAKLGRLTAYHHCTLLVNANKADLSRALAKREHGIQTQATASTRSEVANLSEMDNRVTVESLQTAIGYEYLRTAALSLQDGGQGQISKQRGFQFVNPTDDWFPGLAELRNELQSWDWNYGRTPVFTVSRSFPVPAELLAPSKAYSATQELVISMSVDKGLIDDVTLNIPPGLVESGFHGEASVITQLKGKRFTSEALTALQDAMLTRHSSDVRKLDDKEQFVAKCFDQVVNTV from the exons ATGGCTCAGACAATGATGAAGAAGATAGTTGCAAGCAGTGCCTGCCTGATGGTGGGTATCACAAGAAGAACCAGCTCTCGTAGCCTGGTGACAGCAAGTAACAATGTGACTGCTAAAAAGGAACGCAACTTGCCGGCTGAGGGGGAGATCACCAAGTCTGTCTTCATGTCCCAATCAACTGACATCTACACCAACCTGGCTCTCGAAGACTGGATGTACCGCAACATGGATTTCTCTAACCACCATGTGATGATGGTTTGGCGTAATGAACCATGTGTTGTGATTGGAAGACACCAGAACCCATGGTTGGAAGCCAATGTCCCACTTTTGAACGAGAGGGAAATAGCTCTAGCAAGACGTAACAGTGGTGGTGGTACTGTGTACCATGACCGTGGAAACCTGAACATCACTTTCTTCACTCACCGTGAGAGGTACGACAGGAAATACAACTTGGAGCTGATCAAAAGGGCACTCTTCAGAGGATTTGGAATCAAGTCTATCATCAATGAACGTCAAGACATGGTTGTTCGAGATAAATACAAA GTATCTGGAACAGCTGCTAAGCTAGGCCGTCTGACAGCATATCATCACTGCACACTTCTAGTCAATGCCAATAAGGCAGATCTCAGCAGAGCCCTTGCTAAACGCGAG CATGGCATACAGACTCAGGCGACGGCATCCACGCGCTCTGAAGTGGCCAACCTGTCGGAGATGGACAACCGCGTCACCGTGGAGAGCCTGCAGACTGCCATCGGCTACGAGTACTTGCGCACCGCCGCCCTGAGCCTGCAAGACGGGGGACAAGGCCAGATCTCAAAGCAACGTGGCTTCCAATTCGTTAACCCTACTGACGATTGGTTCCCAG GTCTTGCGGAATTAAGAAACGAACTCCAATCTTGGGACTGGAACTACGGCAGAACACCCGTGTTTACAGTGAGCCGCTCTTTCCCCGTACCGGCGGAGTTGCTCGCTCCGTCCAAGGCGTACTCTGCGACACAGGAGCTAGTCATAAGCATGTCGGTCGACAAAGGTCTGATcgatgacgtcacactcaacatCCCACCGGGCCTTGTGGAGTCCGGCTTCCACGGCGAAGCATCCGTCATCACCCAGCTTAAAGGAAAGAGGTTCACTTCAGAAGCTCTGACTGCACTCCAAGACGCGATGCTCACGAGACACAGCAGTGACGTCAGAAAGTTGGACGACAAGGAACAGTTCGTCGCCAAGTGCTTCGACCAAGTGGTAAATACAGTGTAA
- the Lipt1 gene encoding lipoyl amidotransferase LIPT1, mitochondrial isoform X1, which produces MMAQTMMKKIVASSACLMVGITRRTSSRSLVTASNNVTAKKERNLPAEGEITKSVFMSQSTDIYTNLALEDWMYRNMDFSNHHVMMVWRNEPCVVIGRHQNPWLEANVPLLNEREIALARRNSGGGTVYHDRGNLNITFFTHRERYDRKYNLELIKRALFRGFGIKSIINERQDMVVRDKYKVSGTAAKLGRLTAYHHCTLLVNANKADLSRALAKREHGIQTQATASTRSEVANLSEMDNRVTVESLQTAIGYEYLRTAALSLQDGGQGQISKQRGFQFVNPTDDWFPGLAELRNELQSWDWNYGRTPVFTVSRSFPVPAELLAPSKAYSATQELVISMSVDKGLIDDVTLNIPPGLVESGFHGEASVITQLKGKRFTSEALTALQDAMLTRHSSDVRKLDDKEQFVAKCFDQVVNTV; this is translated from the exons ATG ATGGCTCAGACAATGATGAAGAAGATAGTTGCAAGCAGTGCCTGCCTGATGGTGGGTATCACAAGAAGAACCAGCTCTCGTAGCCTGGTGACAGCAAGTAACAATGTGACTGCTAAAAAGGAACGCAACTTGCCGGCTGAGGGGGAGATCACCAAGTCTGTCTTCATGTCCCAATCAACTGACATCTACACCAACCTGGCTCTCGAAGACTGGATGTACCGCAACATGGATTTCTCTAACCACCATGTGATGATGGTTTGGCGTAATGAACCATGTGTTGTGATTGGAAGACACCAGAACCCATGGTTGGAAGCCAATGTCCCACTTTTGAACGAGAGGGAAATAGCTCTAGCAAGACGTAACAGTGGTGGTGGTACTGTGTACCATGACCGTGGAAACCTGAACATCACTTTCTTCACTCACCGTGAGAGGTACGACAGGAAATACAACTTGGAGCTGATCAAAAGGGCACTCTTCAGAGGATTTGGAATCAAGTCTATCATCAATGAACGTCAAGACATGGTTGTTCGAGATAAATACAAA GTATCTGGAACAGCTGCTAAGCTAGGCCGTCTGACAGCATATCATCACTGCACACTTCTAGTCAATGCCAATAAGGCAGATCTCAGCAGAGCCCTTGCTAAACGCGAG CATGGCATACAGACTCAGGCGACGGCATCCACGCGCTCTGAAGTGGCCAACCTGTCGGAGATGGACAACCGCGTCACCGTGGAGAGCCTGCAGACTGCCATCGGCTACGAGTACTTGCGCACCGCCGCCCTGAGCCTGCAAGACGGGGGACAAGGCCAGATCTCAAAGCAACGTGGCTTCCAATTCGTTAACCCTACTGACGATTGGTTCCCAG GTCTTGCGGAATTAAGAAACGAACTCCAATCTTGGGACTGGAACTACGGCAGAACACCCGTGTTTACAGTGAGCCGCTCTTTCCCCGTACCGGCGGAGTTGCTCGCTCCGTCCAAGGCGTACTCTGCGACACAGGAGCTAGTCATAAGCATGTCGGTCGACAAAGGTCTGATcgatgacgtcacactcaacatCCCACCGGGCCTTGTGGAGTCCGGCTTCCACGGCGAAGCATCCGTCATCACCCAGCTTAAAGGAAAGAGGTTCACTTCAGAAGCTCTGACTGCACTCCAAGACGCGATGCTCACGAGACACAGCAGTGACGTCAGAAAGTTGGACGACAAGGAACAGTTCGTCGCCAAGTGCTTCGACCAAGTGGTAAATACAGTGTAA
- the LOC110377758 gene encoding uncharacterized protein LOC110377758: SLRISTSCVNCVVIFLFILHSRRGMPSDCRDCLGIRYRINTLHQTWKWLHQTIALHEYLISLSSADTDAGCSMH, encoded by the coding sequence TCCCTTCGGATTTCAACTTCGTGTGTTAATTGTGTagtgatttttttgttcatcCTGCATTCAAGAAGAGGAATGCCAAGTGACTGTCGAGACTGTTTGGGAATTCGTTATCGAATTAATACCCTGCACCAAACGTGGAAGTGGCTGCATCAGACAATCGCCCTTCACGAATATCTGATCTCCCTCTCGTCGGCTGATACTGACGCTGGTTGCTCTATGCACTAG
- the LOC110377789 gene encoding cytochrome b-c1 complex subunit 7, which translates to MAFRTTAVALNSMKKWAYNMAGFNKYGLLRDDCLYENDDVTEALRRLPQNVVDERNFRIVRAMQLSMTKTILPKEEWTKWEEDQLYLSPIVDQVKKERAERENWEKNY; encoded by the exons ATGGCTTTCAGAACTACTGCTGTCGCCCTCA aCAGCATGAAGAAATGGGCCTACAACATGGCTGGATTCAACAAATACG GTCTCCTTCGTGATGACTGCCTCTATGAGAACGATGATGTCACTGAGGCTCTCCGTCGTCTCCCCCAGAACGTTGTTGATGAGCGCAACTTCCGTATCGTGCGGGCGATGCAGCTCTCCATGACCAAGACCATCCTTCCCAAGGAAGAGTGGACCAAGTGGGAGGAAGACCAGCTCTACCTCAGCCCCATCGTAGACCAAGTGAAGAAGGAGAGAGCAGAGCGTGAGAACTGGGAGAAGAACTATTAA